tctcgaactcctgacctcaggtaatccactggcctctgcctcccaaagtgctaggattacatgcgtgagccaccgcgcccagcctgcataTTAGACTTTAAGggggacagaaaaataaaagagtcaTCACTGGTTTTGGAGATGGAACACACAGAGTTCCACAGCTGCCTGGTTTAGAAATCCTTGGGGCAAGCCCCTCTACCACCTGTGACATGTTAATATTGATGACAGAGATCTGAGATGTCCCTCCTTATTCAAACTCTCACTATCACGACTGAGGAGCTAAGCAGAAAGTAGAATTGGCAGTAAGGCATTTCggtggttttccattcttgtgccAAGTCTTGATTGGTCATGGCTGCCTGGAGTTAAAGTTCCTGGGGCTGCCGGCAGGAACAAGCACTGCCATCAACTGGTGACGTCTACTCTGGTCAGACAGATATTAGACAGCAGTGCTGTGTCTTTGCCCTTTCTACCATCTTAAAGCAATAGGAAGAGCTGGGTTCTCTCCTCTGAGGTCGAGAGGCCTGGGTGGGGCTGCAGCTCAGCCACAGTGTATTCTGTGACTCTGGCCAAGCCCACTGACCTCCCTAtgactcagttttctcctctgtaaaataggtGATTACTAACACCTCAGAGGCTGCCTGGGAGCTTCAAGGAGATAATGCATTCATTATTTTCACCGTAAATGCCTGGGGAAATACTGATGAGAGAATGGggaaatagagatggggttgtggGGGGCTCTGTGTGGGGAGGAGGATCGCAGGGAGTCAGCCCCAGCTGAACACCatttcctcctcctgctgctgccctcCCGGGCCTCTACACTATCTCAGCTGTCGTAAACGGTCCCAACACTGGGCGGAGGGCAGCCTAGCCAAGAGACTCACCGGAGATGAGAGTGAAGGTGACAGAGTAGATGCCACCACCTCCACTGCCGTCCCGTCTCGGGGAGGGCTCTGGACCCTCAGAGGAGCTGATGTCCACTTGGAAGCGGACAGGCTTCTGGAAGACGGAGGGGCCGCCACTGGCCTTGTACTCGGCCCTGAAGCTGGTCTGTGACAGCACACTGTGACTCAGGCTGGGGATCTGAGCGAGGTGAGAACACAGGAAGAGGTGAGCTCCGGGAATGGATACCCAGCCCCACAACCAGCTCTGGCTGAGGAACTACAAATCTCATGAGCCACTGGAGGGAAAGACGGACAGAAAACGCACTGGGAGACCCCTTTGCCTGCAAGGACTTGTAGCTTTCTCTGTCCTATCAGCGATTAATGGAGGAATGGTCAGACGACTCAATCCTAACGTGGCTCTGATGTCTGGGtgacagcctcagcctccaagaccACGTGAAACACTGCTTGCTCGTTTTACAAATGCTGCGCATAGCCGTATCTGTTACAGAAAGTCTAAGTCCCATTGGCCCCCGAGCAAAACACCAAAGACCAGCAATGGGGCAGCCTTAAAATTGGCTGGGAAGTTTCTTCTGCTAATTTAAAACCTCGCAGTAGGGGAATGGGAACTCACCCATCCTCAGGGACACTATTATCTGGTATATTGCAATTCAGGATCCTATCTCACCACTTCCAGGCCTCTGGCCACAATAAATCTTTCCTGCCTACTGACCTCTACCCAACTCTGGCCATGAAACGAAATCTCATGAGACCCAGGAGGACGCCAGGCCTGTGCTGAAGTGGTTAGCCCCAGAGGCTGCTGGGACTTGCAGTTTTGTGGTGGCCATGATCGACAGGGACCCAGGCCCCTCACCGACAGAAAGGCATGGACAATGTCTGCTTTGATGCTGCTAAGGGGTTTGTCCTTTAGCACGAGGAATATCTGTTCTTCTTTGTCCAGGGAGATGAAGTTCCCAAACCAGGAGCGTTTTGCCAGCCTAAGTGGGAGGGATGGTTGGAGGAGGGTTAGGAGGGCGCCAAGGGCACCCCCTCCATCCCCACTTTTTCCTTCCCTGTTAGACTTACTCTGGGGAGGACTCTGGTGTCAAGCTGGACATCTCCTCAGCGGTAGGGACTGGTAGGGGGAAGGCAGAGAACGTGGTCAATACCTGTCCATCGTCGCAGTGGCCAGCACACAGGTCTACACTGGCCTCCTCCCAGGGCTTCCAGAGCCTGGGTGCAGCCGTGGCCAAGCCATGCCCCCTGGTCGGGGCTCACAAACCACAGGCCAACGGGAGGTGATCCGGAGCCCCGGGGGGCGTGCCTTTCAGTGTCCTACTCCAGAGCTAGAGGCCCCACCTCTCTCCCCAACAGGGGCACGTCTGCTCCAAACCCCCTCTTCTCCAGAACGGGGGAATCCAGGTCCCCAGTTCCTTCCTCTCTATACACACTAGAGGGACATCCCTGGGACCAGATTTTCAGTCCCTAGCCCACTCCCCACATTACGACTCAGCAGTTCGTGCCCCCATACCCTGCATCTTGCGCCGGTGAAAGCGAGGGGAGCCCAGGAAGCTGTTTCGGATGGAGTTGAGACGACTCCTCCAGGCGGCTCCCCCGACGCCACCGCCGGGGCTGGGGGGTGGTGTTGTCCCCGGGGTCCCGGTGGGACTGGCCCGGGGCGTGTGCAGAGGTGAGTGCAAGGGGGTCCCGCCGGAGGAGCGTGGGGAGCCTGGGGGACCGGGCAGGGGTGTGGAGCGGGCGCTGGGGGGCGGGGGCTGCTCCCCGGCGCCCCCACCCCTGGGGCCCCGAGAAGGCAGCGTCTGCGTTTTGGAAGTCGGGGAGCCCCCACCTCGGGCCTCATCTCCAGCCCCGGGCTCCGGTGAGAAGGAAAAGACCGGACTCTGCAAAGAAGTGGAGACCTTGATGAGCGGGCGGACTACAACTCCCAGGAGTTTCTAGGAGCCCCACTCGCGCACACTCACGGAGGCTGGCCCGTTGCATACTGGAACTTGTAGTCCAATTACCCTCTTTCCCAGGCCCCAGTGAAGGATGGCAAAGACTTTCTATCATGTTTCTTGGCTGAAAACCCAGCCCGTGCGGAGGCTAgtacacagcaggcactcaaCTAACTTTTGTAAAATCAGTTAATGAACCCTTCAGGCACGCAATCCTAAGGAGGTAGAAATAAATGGCCAATGGACCAAAATACTTTGGAGGCCTTGGGTCTTTGGCCTTCCAGGGACAAGGAAGCAAGTCTCAAGGCTGCATAGGAATTGTTTCTGCTACTCAATCTTTGCTCCATGTCTCCCCGCTTTCCCCTTCTTCAATCCCACTGGGGACCTGGCCTTACCCTTGGGCTGCTTAGAGGGCTGGAGGACAGACCCGTGGAGGCTCCACTGACGCTACGGGATCTGTTTCCaggatagattaaaaaaaaaaaaaaaaaaatcagatgggaGGATTTCAGAAACCACAGATGTTTCCTCACTTCTACAGTCTTTCCAGGTGAggaaatgaggcccagagaggggaggtGAATTGTCCCAAGGACACAGCATATTTGAAGTAGAACGGGGGTTAGATTCTTGAACTCCTAGACCCAGGGACTGGGGATCCTCCTAGAGGGACAGGGGCTCCCACCTCTGGCTGTGCTGGGCCATCTCCAAGGCCCGTCGGGTGGGTACAGgggagccaccacccccagcatcCGTGATGCTCAGGACTTCCATGGACTTCCGCTCTGGACGCCGCTTCCCGTGACGACTCAGCATGGGGGAATCCACACGTTTTCTGGGTGGGTCTGAGGGAGGACAATTTCAACCCAATCAAGAAATGGTTTCACCTAGCTGTGCACACTGTGCACACTGCCTTAGAAACTGTACAGAGGGGAAACAGCCCTAGAGTGGAGAGGGGTTTCGATAAATGTCAAAGAGCAAGTCAAGCACTCTAAACCTGGAAGCTCGGAGCCTGCAGCCCCTTCTTCCCTTGGGAATCTGGGGTCTGGGCGCTCAGCCTCTTTCCTTCTTGAGACCAGGTGactgcccccccaccccagccctgcttTCTTCTCACCAACATCATTCCGGGGAGGCAGGTCCTGGTCCTCACAGCTGGGATACCGCTCCTTCCGATCCAAAAGCAGGTAATATATCATCTTTTCTTGATTCTCCCTAAGACAGGGGGTGGGAAAGGTGGAAGGAGGTAAAAGAGGGCTGAGGTCAGAAATCAGTGCCCAGAGGAGGTCTCCTCCGTTCCAGTATTTCTGCGCACGGTTCCACTTTTCTAGGTTATCAGTATGGTCAGTTTCCTCTGCTTTAGGGTACATCTCAGCCGTGTTTTACTCAATTGTGTTAACACTGTAACATCTAATATCCGGACACGTACTATTTGTAAGTAGTATTTAAGGAACTGTCTATGTCTCTCGCAGCATCTATTAACACATTCTCAGCGCGTTTCTGGGCCGTTTTCCCCGCGGGTTCCATCACTCCCAGGCGGGAGCTTCAAACCACGCCCCATGGAGAGGCCAGGGTGCCAAGCCCGGAGCTCTGCGTGCCCGCAGGGAGCTGGCGCACCTCGCCCCACGTGGGTACACGGGTGCAGGGGTCTTGGGGTCTTACTCCTCACTGCGCAGCTCGCGATGCAGCCTCTCGCGGTCCCTGAAGCAGCCCAGTGACGCCATGCTCTCTAGGACGTCGGGGTCCAGCTCTCCATTGGATGGCAGGCTCCGCATGGCTACCCGGCGGCCTGGGGCTGGCTCCAGGCACGGGTCTGGCTCGTGTTTGCCGCCTCTGGGGAAGTGGAGAAACATCATTGGGAACCAGGCTTCCGAGATTCAGCATTCTTTATCTTAGACTCAAGCATCCTGGAGAACAGCCTTCAGGCTTAGAAATCCGAGTCCAGGCGCCAGCCCTTCTCTTTCATACCCAGGAATCCAGACCCCCAGACACTGCCTCCCATCTCAGATCAGAGTCCAGACCCTCAGCCCCTCCTTCTTCCGACCCAGAAGTCTGgcccccagccccttcctccGGGAGATCTGGACTCCTAGCTTAACCCCTCCTCTCTCTGACCCCTAGACTCCTTCTCCAGCTGTGTGCTCTTCCCCCAGGACCCATAAGTCCGAGTCCCTAGCCCCTTGCCACTCAGGAACCCTGGCATCCCACTCCCGCAGCTGCCTCTACTGCTCTGGTCCCCACACCTGCTTCCGCCAGGGACCCAAGAGTCCAGTCACCCCATACTCACAGGTACCAAGGATGTT
This genomic interval from Saimiri boliviensis isolate mSaiBol1 chromosome 14, mSaiBol1.pri, whole genome shotgun sequence contains the following:
- the BRSK1 gene encoding serine/threonine-protein kinase BRSK1 isoform X2, which translates into the protein MSSGAKEGGGGSPAYHLPHPHPHPPQHAQYVGPYRLEKTLGKGQTGLVKLGVHCITGQKVAIKIVNREKLSESVLMKVEREIAILKLIEHPHVLKLHDVYENKKYLYLVLEHVSGGELFDYLVKKGRLTPKEARKFFRQIVSALDFCHSYSICHRDLKPENLLLDEKNNIRIADFGMASLQVGDSLLETSCGSPHYACPEVIKGEKYDGRRADMWSCGVILFALLVGALPFDDDNLRQLLEKVKRGVFHMPHFIPPDCQSLLRGMIEVEPEKRLSLEQIQKHPWYLGGKHEPDPCLEPAPGRRVAMRSLPSNGELDPDVLESMASLGCFRDRERLHRELRSEEENQEKMIYYLLLDRKERYPSCEDQDLPPRNDVDPPRKRVDSPMLSRHGKRRPERKSMEVLSITDAGGGGSPVPTRRALEMAQHSQRSRSVSGASTGLSSSPLSSPRSPVFSFSPEPGAGDEARGGGSPTSKTQTLPSRGPRGGGAGEQPPPPSARSTPLPGPPGSPRSSGGTPLHSPLHTPRASPTGTPGTTPPPSPGGGVGGAAWRSRLNSIRNSFLGSPRFHRRKMQVPTAEEMSSLTPESSPELAKRSWFGNFISLDKEEQIFLVLKDKPLSSIKADIVHAFLSIPSLSHSVLSQTSFRAEYKASGGPSVFQKPVRFQVDISSSEGPEPSPRRDGSGGGGIYSVTFTLISGPSRRFKRVVETIQAQLLSTHDQPSVQALADEKNGAQTRPASAPPRSLQPPPGRPDPELSSSPRRGPPKDKKLLATNGTPLP
- the BRSK1 gene encoding serine/threonine-protein kinase BRSK1 isoform X1, whose amino-acid sequence is MDGLVKLGVHCITGQKVAIKIVNREKLSESVLMKVEREIAILKLIEHPHVLKLHDVYENKKYLYLVLEHVSGGELFDYLVKKGRLTPKEARKFFRQIVSALDFCHSYSICHRDLKPENLLLDEKNNIRIADFGMASLQVGDSLLETSCGSPHYACPEVIKGEKYDGRRADMWSCGVILFALLVGALPFDDDNLRQLLEKVKRGVFHMPHFIPPDCQSLLRGMIEVEPEKRLSLEQIQKHPWYLGGKHEPDPCLEPAPGRRVAMRSLPSNGELDPDVLESMASLGCFRDRERLHRELRSEEENQEKMIYYLLLDRKERYPSCEDQDLPPRNDVDPPRKRVDSPMLSRHGKRRPERKSMEVLSITDAGGGGSPVPTRRALEMAQHSQRSRSVSGASTGLSSSPLSSPRSPVFSFSPEPGAGDEARGGGSPTSKTQTLPSRGPRGGGAGEQPPPPSARSTPLPGPPGSPRSSGGTPLHSPLHTPRASPTGTPGTTPPPSPGGGVGGAAWRSRLNSIRNSFLGSPRFHRRKMQVPTAEEMSSLTPESSPELAKRSWFGNFISLDKEEQIFLVLKDKPLSSIKADIVHAFLSIPSLSHSVLSQTSFRAEYKASGGPSVFQKPVRFQVDISSSEGPEPSPRRDGSGGGGIYSVTFTLISGPSRRFKRVVETIQAQLLSTHDQPSVQALADEKNGAQTRPASAPPRSLQPPPGRPDPELSSSPRRGPPKDKKLLATNGTPLP